From Myxocyprinus asiaticus isolate MX2 ecotype Aquarium Trade chromosome 25, UBuf_Myxa_2, whole genome shotgun sequence, one genomic window encodes:
- the LOC127415866 gene encoding myristoylated alanine-rich C-kinase substrate-like produces MGAQFSKTAGKAETAAENPGEAAASPSKANGQENGHVKVNGDSSPAAAEGKAEVQANGSAAAEEAPKEEGEKAEAAPAEKEAADGDKASVEAPAEGEAVKAEEGATPSTSNETPKKKKKRFSFKKSFKLSGFSFKKTKKETGDGEAGEEAAVAAGEEAKTEGTEAAEAGASEEEAKQAEEATPAAASPAEAKPEETAAEKPEETAAEKPAEEPKAASPAAEETKQEVKPAEPVAAEPAPTQNEAPVAEEAAQEAESSPAAPAESTAE; encoded by the exons ATGGGAGCGCAATTTTCTAAGACAGCTGGAAAAGCAGAGACCGCGGCTGAAAACCCCGGAGAAGCTGCAGCTTCACCATCTAAAGCCAACGGACAG gaAAATGGCCACGTGAAAGTGAACGGAGACTCATCTCCTGCGGCCGCTGAGGGGAAAGCGGAGGTTCAGGCCAACGGCAGTGCAGCAGCCGAGGAGGCTCCGAAAGAGGAGGGAGAGAAGGCAGAGGCAGCTCCCGCTGAAAAGGAGGCCGCTGATGGAGACAAGGCGAGCGTTGAAGCACCTGCTGAAGGCGAGGCTGTGAAAGCTGAGGAGGGTGCCACTCCCTCCACAAGCAATGAGACacctaagaagaagaagaagcgcTTTTCTTTTAAGAAGTCCTTCAAGTTAAGTGGCTTCTCTTTCAAGAAAACCAAGAAGGAGACGGGAGATGGAGAGGCTGGCGAGGAGGCAGCGGTGGCAGCTGGCGAGGAGGCTAAAACTGAAGGAACTGAAGCTGCAGAAGCTGGTGCATCAGAAGAGGAGGCCAAACAAGCCGAGGAGGCCACACCTGCTGCAGCCAGTCCCGCAGAAGCCAAACCTGAGGAAACAGCAGCGGAGAAACCTGAGGAAACGGCAGCGGAGAAACCAGCAGAGGAGCCCAAGGCTGCCAGTCCTGCCGCAGAGGAAACCAAACAGGAGGTGAAACCTGCGGAGCCAGTAGCAGCGGAGCCTGCTCCCACTCAGAATGAAGCACCTGTGGCAGAGGAAGCTGCACAGGAAGCAGAGTCCAGTCCAGCAGCCCCTGCTGAATCCACTGCAGAGTAA